One window from the genome of Maridesulfovibrio ferrireducens encodes:
- a CDS encoding MBL fold metallo-hydrolase, with translation MDIKLFPLGPLETNCYVITNDNKAVVIDPGGDPTSLLNFFKKTGVELDCILNTHLHFDHIIGNAALVEATGKTIYADESGLSLMETGLGDGSMIGVKVAPFESEHIKIGKTEIIGLECNVLSTPGHAPGSLTFYFPALETAFVGDLIFQRSIGRTDFPGGDLELLKKSVQENIFTLPENTTLLSGHGPATSVGDEINHNPFFSSMQF, from the coding sequence ATGGATATTAAACTTTTTCCTCTCGGACCGCTTGAAACTAATTGCTACGTGATCACTAATGACAATAAAGCTGTTGTAATTGATCCGGGCGGCGATCCTACTTCCCTGCTTAATTTTTTCAAAAAAACAGGAGTCGAGCTAGACTGTATTCTAAATACACATCTTCACTTCGATCACATAATTGGAAATGCAGCATTGGTTGAAGCAACTGGCAAGACTATATATGCAGACGAGTCCGGACTTTCTCTTATGGAGACAGGATTAGGCGACGGCAGCATGATCGGTGTAAAGGTTGCCCCCTTCGAGTCAGAACACATCAAAATCGGCAAAACTGAAATAATAGGTCTTGAATGTAATGTCCTGTCTACTCCGGGCCATGCTCCGGGCAGTCTGACTTTTTATTTTCCAGCTCTTGAAACGGCTTTTGTGGGAGATCTCATTTTCCAGCGCTCCATCGGCAGAACTGATTTCCCCGGCGGTGATCTTGAACTGTTGAAAAAGTCCGTACAGGAAAACATTTTCACTTTACCCGAAAATACAACTCTCTTATCAGGACACGGCCCTGCCACGTCTGTCGGAGATGAAATCAACCATAATCCTTTTTTTAGCAGCATGCAGTTTTAG
- the obgE gene encoding GTPase ObgE, producing MKFFDEATITVRSGKGGNGCVAFRRERYIPKGGPCGGDGGKGGDLILRGSSDLLSLYDFRLKRVYDARNGMQGQGSDKYGKAADDTILDLPIGTLVYEVYEDGSEKLLADLTKEGKQVVICKGGDGGRGNIHFKSSVNQTPRQSEDGFPGEEKRLRLQLKIIADIGLLGLPNAGKSTFISKISAAKPKIAAYPFTTLVPNLGVIEDYMGNKLIIADIPGLIEGASTGLGLGHRFLKHVERTRFLVHILSAADLSLDDPFEGFNMLDEELRIYDKELAEKTQLRVINKIDLLSEEDLATLKEKAKEANDNIYFISALHKDGVDLLLKDMWDRFNTMNQEEKDEQDEQQA from the coding sequence ATGAAATTTTTTGATGAAGCAACAATCACAGTGCGATCAGGAAAAGGCGGCAACGGATGCGTAGCCTTTAGACGTGAAAGGTACATCCCAAAAGGTGGCCCTTGCGGCGGAGACGGCGGTAAAGGCGGAGATTTAATCCTTCGCGGAAGCTCTGACCTGTTATCTCTTTACGACTTCAGACTGAAAAGAGTTTATGACGCTAGAAATGGAATGCAGGGACAGGGCAGTGATAAGTACGGTAAAGCTGCCGACGACACAATTCTCGACCTGCCTATCGGAACTCTCGTATATGAAGTATACGAAGACGGTTCCGAGAAACTGCTTGCTGACCTGACAAAAGAAGGCAAGCAGGTTGTTATATGTAAGGGAGGCGATGGCGGACGTGGTAATATTCACTTCAAGTCCTCCGTAAACCAGACTCCCAGACAATCGGAAGACGGCTTCCCCGGTGAAGAAAAAAGACTTCGTCTGCAACTTAAAATTATTGCAGATATTGGTTTACTTGGACTTCCTAACGCTGGAAAATCGACCTTTATTTCTAAAATTTCTGCTGCGAAACCTAAAATCGCAGCATACCCGTTTACCACCCTCGTTCCTAATCTTGGAGTTATTGAGGACTACATGGGCAACAAGCTCATTATAGCCGACATTCCCGGACTGATTGAAGGAGCCAGCACAGGGCTGGGACTGGGACATAGATTCCTGAAACATGTTGAACGCACCAGATTTCTTGTTCATATTTTGAGCGCAGCCGACCTCAGCCTTGACGATCCTTTTGAAGGATTCAATATGCTGGACGAAGAACTCCGCATATATGATAAAGAACTTGCAGAAAAAACTCAGCTCCGTGTAATCAACAAAATCGATTTGCTTTCCGAAGAAGACCTTGCGACTTTGAAAGAAAAAGCTAAGGAAGCAAACGACAACATCTACTTTATATCCGCTCTGCACAAAGACGGAGTTGACCTGCTTTTAAAAGATATGTGGGACAGATTCAACACCATGAATCAAGAGGAAAAAGATGAGCAAGATGAGCAACAGGCTTGA
- a CDS encoding nitroreductase — translation MIDNNPVLEALADRRSIRKYTDSPISREDLTAILEAGRWAPSGLNNQPWRFLVIHKDDPRAAKVAQCTKYSKIAQAAKVLICVFLERECIYNEMKDHQAVGACLQNMMLAAHSLNIGTVWLGEILNQEAQVLEILNLPLEKYELQAVVAAGHPAQKGGSSRKDLSKIMLETY, via the coding sequence ATGATTGATAACAATCCCGTTCTTGAAGCTCTGGCGGATAGACGCTCCATACGAAAATACACAGACAGTCCCATTTCCCGTGAAGACCTGACTGCAATACTTGAAGCCGGCAGGTGGGCGCCCAGCGGTTTAAATAACCAGCCATGGCGCTTTCTGGTGATACACAAAGACGACCCGCGTGCCGCAAAAGTTGCACAGTGCACAAAATATTCTAAAATTGCGCAAGCGGCAAAAGTTCTTATCTGTGTATTCCTTGAACGCGAATGTATCTATAATGAGATGAAAGACCATCAGGCTGTCGGTGCATGTCTGCAAAACATGATGCTCGCCGCCCATTCTTTAAATATCGGAACAGTCTGGCTCGGAGAAATTCTCAATCAGGAAGCTCAGGTGCTTGAAATACTGAACCTTCCGCTCGAAAAATATGAACTACAGGCTGTTGTAGCCGCAGGACACCCAGCCCAGAAGGGCGGATCCAGTCGCAAAGATCTTTCTAAAATAATGTTGGAGACCTATTAA
- a CDS encoding response regulator — protein sequence MSCKDLSKFKILVAEDSRPVRLVLKTYLAQLGIKPVFAVNGSEALEQLNNEEFDMALMDVHMPEMNGTEVVSRIRNEGITTPVFAMTTGDNADLLTECLDCGYNSFLLKPIVKTELAKIISRFTD from the coding sequence ATGAGCTGTAAAGATCTATCAAAATTCAAAATTCTAGTTGCGGAGGATTCCCGTCCGGTCCGCCTTGTGCTCAAAACTTATCTGGCCCAGCTCGGAATTAAGCCTGTTTTTGCAGTAAACGGCAGTGAAGCTCTCGAACAGCTCAATAATGAAGAATTCGACATGGCCCTGATGGACGTTCATATGCCCGAAATGAACGGGACAGAAGTCGTATCAAGAATACGAAACGAAGGAATAACTACACCTGTTTTTGCCATGACTACAGGGGACAATGCAGACCTGCTCACAGAATGTCTGGACTGTGGATATAACAGTTTTCTGCTTAAACCGATTGTTAAAACTGAACTGGCTAAAATAATTTCCAGATTCACTGATTAA
- a CDS encoding DNA repair protein RecN, with product MLELLRIRDLALIEDAEIEFAPGMNALTGETGAGKSFILRAIDFLTGQRMAPDMVRPGKKQALVEAMFVHPDGQESIIRRVLSAETGRSKVYVNDKLSSQGIIRDMGATMILHTSQHAQQRLLQPSYQCVILDTFLKDKSLPQIKDNILNSLRELLAKKEALKNRSANLLEKKDFLEFQRTEIEKVDPYLGEEEELLSKKNLLRQHEDAGKCIQNTMDIIRGEHDLSGGLSALSAEMERVCDLFPDYEKDQETVVEFKHFLDELGTRLRSQPLDFEMEESIDDIESRLYDLSKLKRKLGRTLDQIVGMQKEIEDNLNFLDSCAIELTQLERKEKELVDKLRAALENLFAARKIASKKLTTRIEAELKGLGFSDHVHVEFEFEPHELYPDLYEMRGRLMWVPNPGQAPQPLEKIASGGELSRFLLAITGLQGETDKPTLIFDEIDSGIGGTTLNRVGEKMQELAKRQQMILITHWPQLATLADRHFLIHKGVVNKETFTTCRQLNEAEVAAELSRMKGQE from the coding sequence ATGCTGGAACTGCTTAGAATACGTGACCTTGCCCTGATTGAAGATGCTGAAATCGAATTCGCCCCCGGCATGAATGCCCTGACAGGCGAAACAGGGGCAGGTAAATCTTTCATTTTACGCGCCATTGATTTTTTAACAGGGCAGCGCATGGCTCCCGATATGGTTCGCCCCGGTAAAAAACAGGCTTTAGTTGAAGCTATGTTTGTACACCCTGACGGACAGGAATCAATCATCCGCAGAGTTCTTTCCGCTGAAACTGGACGCAGTAAAGTTTACGTCAATGACAAGCTCAGTTCACAGGGAATCATCCGTGACATGGGCGCGACAATGATTCTGCACACCAGTCAGCATGCTCAGCAAAGGCTCTTACAACCATCATATCAATGTGTGATTCTTGATACTTTTCTGAAAGACAAATCTCTGCCCCAAATAAAAGATAATATTTTAAATTCATTACGAGAACTTCTTGCGAAAAAAGAAGCTCTGAAAAACCGTTCAGCAAATTTGCTTGAAAAGAAAGATTTTCTCGAATTTCAACGCACTGAGATTGAAAAAGTTGATCCTTACCTCGGTGAAGAAGAGGAACTGCTCAGTAAAAAGAACCTGCTTCGTCAACATGAAGATGCCGGAAAATGTATCCAGAATACTATGGATATTATACGCGGTGAACATGACCTTTCAGGAGGACTCTCCGCCCTTTCAGCTGAAATGGAACGAGTCTGTGACCTCTTCCCCGACTACGAAAAAGATCAGGAAACAGTAGTTGAATTTAAACATTTTCTTGATGAACTTGGAACACGTCTCCGTTCACAGCCGCTGGACTTTGAAATGGAAGAGTCTATCGATGATATCGAAAGCCGTCTTTATGATCTTTCAAAACTTAAGCGCAAACTGGGCCGCACACTGGATCAAATTGTTGGTATGCAAAAAGAAATTGAGGACAATCTCAACTTCCTTGACTCCTGCGCCATTGAACTTACCCAGCTTGAACGAAAAGAAAAAGAACTTGTCGACAAACTTAGAGCGGCCTTGGAAAACCTTTTCGCAGCCCGAAAAATTGCTTCGAAAAAGCTCACTACCCGCATTGAAGCGGAACTGAAAGGGCTGGGGTTTTCCGATCATGTCCACGTGGAATTCGAATTTGAACCTCACGAACTTTATCCGGATTTATATGAAATGCGGGGGCGGCTTATGTGGGTTCCTAACCCCGGACAAGCTCCGCAACCTCTTGAAAAGATTGCATCCGGTGGTGAGCTTTCACGCTTCCTGCTCGCCATTACAGGATTGCAGGGTGAGACAGATAAACCGACGCTCATCTTTGATGAAATTGATTCAGGGATAGGCGGGACCACGTTGAACAGAGTCGGTGAAAAAATGCAGGAGCTTGCTAAGCGCCAGCAAATGATATTAATCACACATTGGCCTCAGCTCGCAACTCTCGCGGACAGGCATTTCCTGATTCATAAAGGCGTAGTGAACAAGGAAACATTCACAACGTGCCGACAGCTTAATGAAGCGGAAGTTGCCGCTGAACTTTCACGTATGAAGGGTCAGGAATAA
- a CDS encoding flavodoxin family protein, with protein sequence MKQPPVLFACSHHRKGNSDLAADLFLEGIQRAGGNAEIVTLGNLDFHHCIGCLKCRTSENNLCIFAAKDEAQELYLKIIHAPFTFFASPIYFYHLPSRLKTFIDRSQWAFEAMNQSAPQLCTLPARPSYACFIAGRPKGEKLFEGAELSLKFCLKFFKASLEPPITFKGIDSPQDLKSQPDKCELLIQAGINAWERSLQA encoded by the coding sequence ATGAAACAACCTCCGGTCCTTTTTGCTTGCAGCCATCATAGAAAAGGCAACAGCGATCTCGCTGCTGATCTTTTTCTTGAAGGAATTCAAAGAGCCGGAGGAAACGCAGAAATAGTTACTCTCGGCAATTTAGATTTTCATCACTGCATCGGCTGTCTGAAATGCCGGACATCAGAGAACAATCTCTGTATCTTTGCCGCTAAAGACGAAGCGCAGGAACTTTATTTGAAAATTATCCATGCGCCGTTCACATTCTTTGCCTCCCCTATATATTTTTATCATCTCCCTTCCCGTCTGAAAACTTTTATAGACCGGTCCCAATGGGCTTTTGAGGCTATGAATCAGTCGGCACCGCAACTTTGCACTTTACCCGCGAGACCTTCTTACGCATGTTTTATTGCCGGCAGACCCAAAGGTGAAAAACTGTTTGAAGGCGCGGAACTTTCGTTAAAATTTTGTTTGAAATTTTTTAAAGCATCCCTTGAGCCCCCTATTACTTTCAAGGGAATCGATTCTCCGCAGGACCTTAAAAGTCAGCCGGATAAATGTGAGCTGTTAATTCAGGCTGGAATAAACGCATGGGAAAGGAGCCTTCAGGCATGA
- a CDS encoding ComF family protein — MISGFISYFSPIAAFDRLRSIFTEKRCPICRTPHSNKKLLCPDCYSELIEGSVHDEEEAPHKGIYFYGPYRGLLRDLILDWKFNNNFGYSALLSQFATGVAESIPESSRPDIIIPVPLHPSRLRKRGFNQSRIIGRSAASVLGAKISDRALVRNRKTTPQSTLSKEMRTENIKNAFTANPATVAGKKILLIDDVYTTGSTVQECASTLYDAGAERVEVLVLAKTLI; from the coding sequence ATGATCTCCGGCTTTATTTCATACTTTTCACCGATTGCCGCATTCGACAGATTAAGATCAATCTTTACTGAAAAAAGATGCCCGATCTGTCGTACACCGCATTCGAATAAAAAACTTCTCTGCCCTGATTGCTATTCTGAACTTATCGAAGGTTCTGTTCATGACGAAGAAGAGGCCCCTCATAAAGGAATTTACTTTTACGGACCATACCGCGGCCTGCTTCGCGATTTAATATTAGATTGGAAATTCAATAACAACTTCGGTTACAGCGCACTCCTTTCGCAGTTCGCAACCGGTGTTGCCGAATCAATTCCCGAGTCCTCCCGCCCTGACATTATTATTCCTGTTCCTCTTCACCCTTCGCGGCTACGCAAAAGAGGATTTAATCAAAGCCGGATAATAGGACGCAGTGCGGCCTCGGTATTAGGCGCTAAAATTTCTGACCGCGCTCTTGTAAGAAATCGTAAAACTACTCCGCAAAGCACGCTTTCTAAAGAGATGCGTACCGAAAATATCAAGAACGCTTTTACTGCGAATCCGGCAACCGTCGCCGGAAAAAAGATTCTGCTGATCGATGACGTCTATACAACCGGATCGACTGTTCAGGAATGCGCCAGTACATTATATGATGCTGGAGCCGAAAGAGTGGAAGTTCTGGTTCTGGCAAAGACCTTGATTTAA
- a CDS encoding DUF5714 domain-containing protein has translation MPFKLSEWTRISHDNTPVYIRPKSPDWFVPTPAGDALLQRLSEDENSCLSIADEKFLMRLPDEATSIYPGRKELLKLDTLRELWFHLTNNCNMSCNHCLFASSPSAASSLSSEAQPELAIERVLDLTDQAEKLGCKLFALTGGEPLIHPGADKIINRMLEIESSHVAILSNGLNAKNFFSKHRYDFERCHLQISVDGIKDTHDEIRGPGMFAALENSLKWLSSETIPFTISMCVTKSNVTQMKDVVELAAETGASNVHFMWYFVRGRGQAQRFVDPDIIYTHLLEAIETGERTGVTIDNIEAIKSMIFAPCGTIHDGSTAGWESLAIGPDNKLYPSPATVGIEKLATPLDKNLEKGWKESRILTDIRETTGKNLSTPFKLILGGGDTDHSWMHSGDFTGNDPYTGLYEKTALKLITDKAAQSPGHDSPKLLLKMGDKLDKCSEHGKVALTHTNCLLAVAGKDSLTVVKDFYTDAADTAKEDILNPACYDSELMVHIPEEFKFRGYGCGSPVMDAQILSGEHVVDLGSGRGIECFIASKMVGSSGKVTGIDMLDPMLAHSRKGQQAVAANLGYDNMDFRKGYLESIPLEDNCANLLLSNCVLNLSTDKRKTFSEMLRILAPGGRLTISDVVCETEPGPEIRNDDKLHGECIAGAQTLKNLVGLLEEAGFKSICMIKRFPYRVVGGHNFYSLTFSALKPSTEKMTKIMFRGPFSTGQTAQGELLVPGSITEISEKEAEQMGEQIFILNDEGVISNMMVGESCCCPTPDSFDGPTAPLLSGHTVSMKNKSGCMVCGAELNYLTRYEKRICAYCGEEHEANAYCVNKHFVCDNCHREDGIEVLPHLLTSSTETDMIDLLMKIRNHPAIPMHGPEHHALVPGIIVAAYRNSGGKIDNKVIETAISRGAKIAGGFCGFMGVCGAAIGVGVAISAILEATPLTPDLRSTAQKGTLAALQLIADIEAARCCQRDSWLALKAFAKISEEIMGLRITADKHMVCNQMDTNLECMGRNCPVIRNNKGKNIFISPMLDLSVNYAKKS, from the coding sequence TTGCCTTTTAAACTCAGCGAGTGGACTAGAATCTCACACGACAATACCCCTGTTTATATCAGACCGAAATCTCCAGACTGGTTTGTCCCCACTCCGGCAGGCGATGCCCTGCTCCAAAGATTATCCGAAGATGAAAACAGTTGTTTATCCATTGCCGATGAAAAATTTCTTATGCGCTTACCGGATGAAGCAACTAGTATTTACCCGGGCAGGAAAGAACTCCTTAAACTAGACACTCTCCGCGAACTTTGGTTTCACCTGACCAACAATTGCAACATGAGCTGCAATCACTGTCTATTCGCTTCATCACCTTCCGCAGCCTCATCACTTTCCTCCGAAGCACAGCCGGAGCTAGCAATCGAAAGAGTTCTCGATTTGACCGATCAGGCTGAAAAGCTGGGCTGTAAACTTTTTGCCCTGACTGGCGGAGAACCATTAATTCACCCGGGTGCGGACAAAATCATCAACAGAATGCTTGAAATTGAATCAAGCCACGTTGCAATTCTTTCCAACGGCCTTAATGCTAAAAATTTCTTTTCAAAACACCGCTATGACTTTGAACGCTGCCACCTGCAAATCAGTGTTGACGGCATAAAAGATACACATGACGAAATCAGAGGACCGGGCATGTTTGCTGCCCTTGAAAATTCTCTGAAATGGCTTTCATCCGAAACCATTCCCTTTACAATCTCCATGTGTGTTACAAAATCAAATGTAACTCAGATGAAGGATGTAGTTGAATTAGCGGCTGAGACCGGAGCTTCAAACGTTCATTTCATGTGGTATTTCGTGCGAGGAAGAGGACAAGCGCAGCGTTTTGTTGATCCGGACATTATTTACACTCATTTGCTTGAAGCAATAGAGACAGGAGAACGCACCGGGGTAACAATCGACAATATCGAAGCAATAAAAAGCATGATTTTTGCTCCTTGCGGAACTATTCACGATGGGTCGACTGCCGGATGGGAATCTCTGGCAATTGGACCGGACAATAAGCTGTACCCTTCTCCAGCAACTGTCGGCATTGAAAAGCTTGCCACCCCTCTTGATAAAAACCTTGAAAAGGGCTGGAAAGAAAGTCGTATTCTGACGGATATACGTGAAACCACCGGCAAAAATCTGTCTACCCCCTTCAAGCTTATTCTTGGCGGCGGTGACACTGATCACAGCTGGATGCACAGCGGAGATTTTACCGGTAACGATCCTTACACCGGGCTATATGAAAAAACTGCTCTAAAACTGATCACAGACAAAGCCGCGCAAAGTCCGGGCCACGATTCTCCGAAACTGCTCCTTAAAATGGGTGACAAGCTCGACAAATGTTCAGAACACGGCAAAGTGGCGCTGACTCACACCAACTGCCTCTTAGCTGTCGCAGGTAAGGACAGCCTTACAGTTGTAAAAGACTTTTACACAGATGCTGCCGACACAGCCAAAGAAGATATTTTAAACCCTGCATGCTATGATTCTGAGCTTATGGTCCACATTCCAGAGGAATTCAAATTCAGAGGATACGGATGCGGTTCTCCGGTTATGGACGCACAAATTCTGTCTGGAGAACACGTTGTAGATCTCGGCAGCGGACGCGGGATAGAATGTTTTATTGCATCTAAAATGGTGGGTTCTTCGGGCAAAGTCACCGGAATAGATATGCTTGATCCCATGCTCGCCCATTCGCGCAAAGGGCAACAAGCTGTTGCCGCCAATCTGGGCTATGACAATATGGATTTCCGCAAAGGATATCTTGAATCTATCCCTCTTGAAGATAATTGCGCAAACCTGTTGCTTTCCAACTGTGTTCTGAATTTATCCACCGATAAGCGCAAAACATTTTCTGAAATGTTAAGGATTCTAGCACCAGGCGGCAGGCTGACAATTTCGGATGTTGTCTGCGAAACTGAACCCGGCCCTGAAATCCGTAATGATGACAAGCTGCACGGAGAATGTATCGCCGGAGCGCAAACTCTGAAAAACCTTGTCGGGCTACTCGAAGAAGCTGGATTCAAATCAATTTGTATGATCAAGCGTTTCCCATACAGAGTTGTCGGCGGGCACAATTTTTATTCTCTGACATTTTCAGCACTGAAACCGTCTACTGAGAAAATGACAAAAATCATGTTCAGAGGTCCGTTTTCAACAGGACAGACCGCACAGGGAGAATTGCTTGTCCCGGGAAGCATCACTGAAATTTCCGAAAAAGAAGCCGAACAAATGGGAGAGCAAATCTTCATTCTTAATGATGAAGGTGTCATATCTAATATGATGGTAGGCGAGTCCTGCTGCTGTCCGACTCCTGATTCTTTTGACGGGCCTACAGCTCCCCTCTTATCTGGCCACACTGTCAGCATGAAAAATAAGAGTGGCTGCATGGTCTGCGGTGCTGAACTGAACTATCTGACCAGATATGAAAAAAGAATCTGCGCATACTGCGGAGAAGAACATGAGGCCAATGCTTACTGCGTAAACAAACACTTTGTCTGTGATAATTGCCACAGAGAAGACGGAATTGAAGTTTTGCCGCATCTGCTTACAAGCAGCACTGAAACAGATATGATTGACCTTCTTATGAAAATAAGAAATCATCCGGCAATCCCCATGCACGGCCCTGAGCATCACGCCCTGGTTCCGGGAATTATAGTTGCCGCCTACCGCAACAGCGGCGGGAAAATAGACAACAAAGTAATTGAAACCGCAATTTCACGCGGAGCTAAAATTGCCGGTGGATTCTGCGGATTTATGGGAGTCTGCGGCGCAGCAATAGGTGTAGGAGTAGCAATAAGTGCTATTCTTGAAGCCACTCCGTTGACACCCGACCTAAGATCTACCGCTCAGAAGGGAACTCTTGCTGCGCTTCAATTAATTGCTGACATTGAAGCTGCAAGATGCTGTCAGAGAGACTCGTGGCTTGCCCTTAAAGCCTTCGCAAAAATATCAGAAGAAATTATGGGCTTGCGTATTACTGCAGACAAGCATATGGTGTGCAACCAAATGGATACCAATCTGGAGTGCATGGGCCGAAACTGCCCTGTAATCCGCAACAATAAAGGGAAGAATATCTTTATTTCTCCGATGTTGGACTTAAGCGTTAATTATGCTAAAAAAAGTTAA
- the rpmA gene encoding 50S ribosomal protein L27: MAHKKAGGSSKNGRDSNAKRRGVKRYAGQEVLAGSILVRQVGTKIHPGKNVGTGRDWTLFALVDGVVKYEKYIRNNRSKTRVLIVPAEA; this comes from the coding sequence ATGGCACATAAGAAAGCGGGCGGTAGCTCGAAAAACGGTCGCGATAGTAATGCGAAACGCCGCGGTGTTAAGCGTTATGCTGGTCAGGAAGTTCTGGCTGGAAGTATCCTAGTTCGTCAGGTTGGAACTAAAATTCACCCCGGCAAAAATGTAGGTACTGGTAGAGACTGGACTTTGTTTGCACTGGTTGACGGCGTTGTGAAATACGAAAAGTATATCCGCAACAACCGTAGCAAAACCAGAGTTCTCATCGTTCCTGCCGAAGCCTAA
- the rplU gene encoding 50S ribosomal protein L21, with the protein MYAIIETGGKQFRVEEGLELNIQKMDVEAGTKVDLDKILLIGQGEDIKIGAPYVEGAKVACTILEHGRDKKIIVFKKRRRKDSQTKQGHRQDYTRIKVEAIQA; encoded by the coding sequence ATGTACGCAATAATAGAGACTGGCGGCAAGCAGTTCCGCGTTGAAGAAGGCTTGGAACTCAATATCCAGAAAATGGACGTTGAAGCAGGCACCAAGGTCGATCTTGATAAAATTCTTCTCATCGGTCAGGGCGAAGATATTAAAATCGGAGCTCCTTACGTTGAAGGCGCGAAAGTTGCCTGCACAATCCTTGAACACGGCCGTGATAAAAAAATCATCGTTTTCAAGAAAAGACGCAGGAAAGACTCTCAGACCAAACAGGGTCATCGTCAGGATTATACAAGAATCAAAGTTGAAGCTATACAAGCTTAA
- a CDS encoding ABC transporter permease, which yields MLNKKPLTPPTRFQRYGLLILGLTLVGTISIAAICAPLLTSYDPFALNVDNLLQAPNLTHLFGTDALGRDVFSRILYGGRVSLWVGFVAVGISTAIGLVLGLTAGYFGGLVDEIIMRGVDVMLCFPSFFLILAVIAFLEPGLMNIMIVIGFTSWMGVARLVRAETLSLRKRDFVQASKLAGAGPIRIMATHILPNAITPVLVSATLGVAGAILVESSLSFLGLGVQPPDPSWGNLLMDGKEVLEIAPWLSIFPGMAILLTVLGYNLLGEALRDILDPRLKQ from the coding sequence ATGCTGAACAAAAAACCACTTACTCCCCCCACCCGCTTTCAGCGATACGGTTTGCTTATTTTAGGGCTTACACTCGTGGGAACCATTTCAATTGCGGCAATTTGTGCGCCTCTGCTTACGTCCTATGACCCCTTTGCACTTAATGTGGATAATCTTCTGCAAGCTCCGAACTTAACACACCTGTTCGGAACAGACGCGCTTGGGCGCGACGTTTTCTCCCGTATTCTATACGGCGGACGCGTCTCACTTTGGGTCGGATTTGTCGCAGTTGGAATTTCGACTGCTATAGGACTTGTGCTCGGGCTGACAGCAGGGTATTTCGGAGGTCTGGTTGATGAAATAATCATGCGCGGCGTTGACGTAATGCTCTGCTTTCCGTCATTTTTCCTCATTCTGGCGGTTATTGCCTTTCTTGAGCCAGGCCTTATGAACATTATGATAGTGATAGGATTCACCTCATGGATGGGCGTGGCTAGACTGGTGCGGGCGGAAACTTTATCGCTTCGAAAGCGTGATTTTGTGCAAGCATCAAAGCTGGCAGGCGCAGGCCCGATACGCATCATGGCAACTCATATTCTGCCGAATGCCATAACACCTGTACTTGTCTCAGCGACTCTCGGTGTGGCGGGTGCAATACTTGTGGAATCATCTCTCAGCTTTCTAGGTCTCGGAGTTCAGCCGCCTGATCCATCTTGGGGCAACCTGCTCATGGATGGAAAAGAGGTGCTCGAAATTGCTCCGTGGCTCTCTATTTTCCCCGGAATGGCGATACTTCTAACCGTTCTGGGCTATAATCTACTTGGTGAAGCATTGCGTGATATTCTTGACCCCAGACTGAAACAGTAA